In a genomic window of Shouchella clausii:
- a CDS encoding tripartite tricarboxylate transporter permease produces the protein MDVLLASITDVFTPFVVLLMVLGVFLGLIFGTVPGLTSTMAMALFVPFTFQLEPIQGISFLVCLHLGGVSGGLVASTLLGIPGTPSSIATTFDAYPMAKNGEPVRALGIGIVASLVGGLLSFIALTTISPLISRFAVQMGPFEFFALIFFALSLLAVLAQGSMLKGITAGFIGLAIGMVGFAPIDGLQRYTFGVLELKGGISLLPLIMGLFAIAQLLAEIKAGDERKEMNFSVKGIGIKVAEIFQNKWNMLRSSFIGIAFGILPGLGSGTSNLVAYAQTKQASKNRDKFGKGAPEGIYASESANTAAVGGSLIPMLTLGIPGDTVTAILLGGFMIHGIQPGPLFFAENREIVNVVFIAFFVAIFLVLLFQVFAMRFFTRVLMIPKEYLFPIILVLCFVGAFATNSSVFDIGVMLFFGVIGYILLKAKFPIAPLILGFILGPLLETYLRRALMSTGNVADFFTKPFSAIFILIGIGCVLFTFINETRSTKKDSKSASM, from the coding sequence ATGGATGTTTTACTTGCGAGCATAACTGACGTGTTCACCCCTTTTGTCGTTCTATTAATGGTACTAGGGGTATTCTTAGGCCTTATATTTGGCACAGTGCCTGGCTTAACCTCGACGATGGCAATGGCCTTGTTCGTGCCGTTTACGTTCCAATTAGAACCGATACAAGGAATTAGTTTTCTTGTCTGCTTGCATTTAGGCGGCGTTTCTGGTGGGCTCGTTGCTTCTACACTTTTAGGAATACCTGGAACGCCCTCATCGATCGCTACAACGTTCGATGCGTACCCAATGGCGAAAAACGGCGAACCAGTAAGAGCACTTGGCATTGGCATTGTTGCCTCGCTTGTTGGCGGTTTGCTAAGCTTTATTGCTTTAACCACTATTTCTCCCCTCATTTCGAGGTTTGCGGTACAGATGGGGCCATTTGAGTTTTTTGCTTTAATCTTTTTCGCTCTCTCCTTGCTTGCCGTCCTTGCCCAAGGCAGCATGTTGAAAGGGATTACCGCTGGCTTTATTGGTTTAGCAATTGGCATGGTAGGGTTCGCGCCAATTGATGGGCTGCAGCGCTATACGTTTGGCGTGTTAGAGCTAAAAGGCGGCATCAGCTTGTTGCCGCTTATCATGGGCTTATTCGCTATCGCTCAACTTTTAGCGGAAATAAAGGCGGGCGATGAGCGAAAGGAAATGAACTTTTCTGTGAAAGGCATTGGCATTAAGGTGGCCGAAATATTCCAAAATAAGTGGAATATGCTACGCTCGTCATTCATTGGAATTGCATTTGGGATTTTGCCAGGATTAGGGAGCGGCACATCAAACCTTGTTGCTTATGCACAAACGAAGCAAGCGTCAAAAAACCGTGACAAGTTTGGGAAAGGGGCACCTGAAGGCATTTATGCGTCTGAATCAGCGAACACAGCAGCTGTTGGTGGATCGCTTATTCCGATGCTGACTCTCGGTATACCTGGCGATACGGTAACAGCGATTTTGCTCGGTGGCTTTATGATCCACGGCATTCAGCCTGGCCCGCTGTTTTTTGCGGAGAACCGCGAAATTGTCAATGTCGTCTTTATCGCTTTCTTCGTTGCGATCTTTCTCGTTCTGTTGTTTCAAGTGTTCGCGATGCGCTTTTTTACACGTGTGTTGATGATTCCAAAGGAATATTTATTCCCCATTATTCTTGTCTTATGTTTTGTCGGCGCCTTTGCCACCAACTCTTCTGTTTTCGACATTGGCGTCATGCTCTTCTTTGGTGTTATTGGCTACATCTTGTTAAAGGCCAAGTTTCCGATTGCTCCGCTCATTTTAGGCTTTATTCTCGGGCCTCTTCTGGAAACATATTTGCGGAGAGCGCTCATGTCGACTGGCAATGTGGCCGACTTTTTTACAAAACCATTTTCGGCGATTTTTATTTTAATTGGAATCGGCTGCGTCCTATTTACGTTTATCAATGAAACACGCTCAACCAAGAAAGACTCGAAATCAGCAAGTATGTAA